DNA from Brassica napus cultivar Da-Ae chromosome C4, Da-Ae, whole genome shotgun sequence:
TTATGggtcaaataaaaaattaactcAGATTCTGGTgtgttaaaataataattagtttgTCTTAGTTAATCAACAAGactttgaaataattaatttgcaAGATATTTAAAGCTCAGAGCTATATGCCAAAGCTTGCTCAACTATAAAAGGCCTTCGAAACTTCCCCTGTTTCTTCCGATTAATTTGATTCGATAAAGCAACAATTTCATTATAAATAGCAAAATGAATAAGGcaatctttctttctcttctctctatcctcCTTCTCCCTCTTCACACGTTTGCTTCGGAACGTGTCGGTGATTGGGGTCCCATCAAAGACCTTAAGGATCCTCACGTCATAAAGATTGGCCAGTTTGCGGTCAACAAGTACAACATACAGAGCAAATCTGGACTGAAGTTCGTGAACGTTGTTCGTGGTGAGTTTCAGGTAGTATCTGGTGTGAATTACAGGTTTGTGGTGGAGGCTGATGATGGAAGTAACAGCACATACAAAATGTACGAGGCCGTTGTATGGGAGCAGCTGTGGATGAAATCAATGAATCTCACTTCTTTCACGTCACTATTAAAGAATCGATTCCTATGATTAGTCTACATGTATCATAgcattcttttaaaaatagcaaaaataaattaaaacatacaATGTTACAACTAATTGTTGGGTTTTCCCTCGTTAGCCCAAGAATAATAACTAATCAAGTTATAACCCAAGAGCCTAAGAAAAAAAGATATGTAGAGAAAAATggagaaggatgaagaagtgtgtagaagaagaattgtgtagacgaagagagaaagttatggagttagatattttgaaataaataataatttagagaaatctAGAACTTGTTGGAATGTGCTTCTCCACTTGTATAAATAGGGGTGCTTGGCACCATTTGTAATCATCccacatcaagaaaacaaagagagaaaacatttgtaagagagagttctcaaaacaaaatctttgtaaaccctttccaaaattataaagagtcttcttcttaaatCTTTTAGTTGTCTAATCCCATCTTCATCTCATCGATATTGGGTAATTTTcccaacaagtggtatcagagccaggttcaaaCATAACATCAAGACCCGTGAGATTCAAGATGGAGGCTACCGTTACCGTTGAAGGTGACATGTTCAAACTCACGATAGACAACTACTCTTATTGGAAACCGATGATGGAAGATCACCTTTATTGTAAGGATTTGCATGAACCCATCATCATGAAGGAGAAGCCGGAAGGAAAGGATGACAAAACATGAGAAATACTAAACCGAAAGGCGGTTGCTGTAATCCGTAAGTACATTGACCGATCTCTCTTTGAACATGTTTCTACCTACACAAATGCTTTTGAATTATGGACAAAACTTGAATccatgattcaaaagaaaacacctcgaaacaaagctcttcttgttcgacgGTTGGTAAAGTTGGAGTACAAGGATGGCCAGAGCATGATGGAGCACTTGAACAATTTCAAGGGGAATGTAAATCAGCTTAACAAAGTTGATATGAAGGTTGAAGACGAAATGCAAGCCCTTTTACTCCTTAGTTCACTACCGGAGAGTTGGGACACACTAGTTGTCACTCTAAGCAATTCAGCACCGGAGGGAAAGCTTACCATGGACACCGTCACTGATAGCCTTCTAAACGAAGAAGTTCGCAGGAAGGAGCGAGGTTCGAGTTCTTATTCAGAAGCTAACATTGTTGATAGACGAGGTAGAGAAGAGACTCGTGGCCAAAACAGAAGCAGAGGACGAGACCAATCTCGAGGAAGATCTAAGTCACGTCCGAGAGTTACTTGCTATTACTGTGGCAAACCGGGTCACATGAAGTCGGAATGTCGGTTTCTCAAGAAAGACAAACAAGCCGGTAATATCAAACCAGACCGGTTCAATCCTACAAAGAAGCATGAAGACAAGACTACCACCATTGTGGAAGACCAGAGCGAAGAATTATATCTCGTTGGAGAATGTAATCTTAGCTCTGATGATAGCTCATGGATCGTTGATTCTGGTGCTTTTTTCACGTCACCCCTCATGGAAGCTTCTTCACAACCTATCAAAATGGTGACTTTGGTAATGTTCAAATGGGAAATCAAGGAAGAAGCAAGATCATTGGAAAGGGGGATGTTATTCTTACATCAAACACTGGATGTAAGATAGTTCTCAAGGATGTGAGACATGTTCCCGACATGCGACTCAATCTCATATCAACCGGAAAGCTCGATGATGTCGGCTTGGACAGTCATTTTGGTGGTGGCAAATGGAAGTTAACCAAAGGAAGTTTGATCATGGctcgaggaagaaaagaaggctCATTATACGTTACTCAAGCCAAGCTTTGCAAGGAAGAAGTAAATGTCGCAAGTGATGACATCGATATATGGCACCGAAGACTCGGGCATATGAGTGAGAAAGGTTTAAATATACTTTCTCGCAAGAAACTTCTTCCTGATATGAAAGGTATTCCTCTCTCACCATGTCATGATTGCTTAGCCGGAAAACAACATAGGGTCGCTTTCCGAAGATCATCTACGCCTATGAGAAGAAAGCATAttcttgatcttgtgcatactgacgtatgctccatgtccgagaaatccaatggaggggcatcatatttcgtcacctttattgatgaccaTTCAAGGAAGGTATGGGTATACCTTTTGAagtcaaaagatcaagttcttgatgctttcaaggaatttgtagcccaagcagagcgaagtacgggtcaaaaactcaagtgtgttcgatctgacaatggtggagagtacCGAGGTCCCTTTGAAGCGTTTTGCAAAGCTCATGGAATCAGGATGGAGAAGACACCACCAAAGACGCCACAACTGAACGGGCTAGCTGAAAGAATGAATCGAACGATCACAGAAAGAGTTCGGTGCATGCTCTCTCACGCTAAACTACCCAAGCCATTTTGGGGAGAAGCCATAAAGACTGCAGTGGACGTCATAAATCTTACACCATCAGTTCCTTTGGAAGGCGATGTCCCGGAGGAAGTTTGGTCGGGTAAGAAGGTCTCTTACAACCATTTGAAGGTGTTCGGTTGCAGAACATTTGTCCATATACCTAAGGATGAACGAGCCAAGCTAGACTCCAAGACTAAAGAGTGCATCTATCTTGGGTCACCAAGAGATGATTTCGGCTATCGGCTTTGGGATCCGGTTAACAGAAAAATTATCCGaagcagagatgttgttttcttcgaagatcaaacaatcgaagacatcaacaaatcaaagaaaccaaagctaagGGTTGTAAGGAATGAAGATTCTCATAAGCCTCAAGATCATGAACAAGTGATTGGAGATGAGGGCGAAGGGGATCCTATCATGGATCCGAATGgtgatgaaggtgaagaagaagttcaagtggagccagaggaagaacatgagccaagaaggtctggaagagagacaagaccaCCTGTAAGATATTATCGAGATGAGTACGTTAATCTTACAGATGAGGGGGAGCCTCAAAGCTATGAGGAGGCCATAGGAGACACTCATAGAGATGAGTGGGTTGAAGCTATGCAAGAAGAAATGCAATCCTTGCATGATAATCACACTTATGAGCTGATGAagctaccaaaaggaaagagagccttAAAGAACAAATGGG
Protein-coding regions in this window:
- the LOC125585961 gene encoding cysteine proteinase inhibitor 5-like, which translates into the protein MNKAIFLSLLSILLLPLHTFASERVGDWGPIKDLKDPHVIKIGQFAVNKYNIQSKSGLKFVNVVRGEFQVVSGVNYRFVVEADDGSNSTYKMYEAVVWEQLWMKSMNLTSFTSLLKNRFL